A genomic region of Brevibacillus sp. JNUCC-41 contains the following coding sequences:
- a CDS encoding YqcI/YcgG family protein: MLTANSSLLTKEDMTNPDRVPQWLIKEYQTFHNTVTDKTFPCYFGMKAENKGELRYAYITQEDWSNLPKAVESFLDLFQEPPYIRHGLFVFMEPESIEGDIEFYRKRFWDILQYLHKADEKPWPIETPKDPEHYLWDYHFAGEPIFVFGNAPAYKQRKTRDLGNSLVLGFQPRMIFEGLEGTEKGGIMSREKVRERVEKWDNLPKHPDISHFGDVNHNEWKQFFIGDDIEPIKGKCPFHHKELT, from the coding sequence ATGCTGACTGCTAATTCAAGTTTGTTAACAAAAGAAGATATGACAAATCCCGATCGGGTGCCGCAATGGTTAATTAAAGAATATCAAACATTCCATAATACAGTGACCGATAAAACCTTTCCTTGTTATTTTGGTATGAAAGCTGAAAATAAAGGGGAACTTCGTTATGCTTATATCACCCAAGAAGATTGGTCCAATCTCCCAAAAGCAGTGGAAAGCTTTCTTGATTTATTTCAGGAACCACCATATATCAGGCATGGTCTTTTTGTCTTTATGGAGCCTGAATCGATAGAGGGTGATATAGAATTTTACCGTAAAAGGTTTTGGGATATCCTGCAATACCTGCATAAAGCAGATGAAAAACCTTGGCCAATCGAAACGCCGAAAGATCCCGAGCATTATTTATGGGACTATCATTTTGCAGGGGAACCAATCTTCGTCTTTGGTAATGCACCTGCTTATAAACAGCGCAAAACCCGAGATTTAGGAAATAGTCTTGTACTTGGATTCCAACCCAGGATGATCTTTGAAGGCCTGGAAGGAACGGAAAAAGGCGGAATCATGTCGCGTGAAAAGGTTCGGGAACGAGTGGAGAAATGGGATAACCTTCCTAAACATCCTGATATCAGTCACTTTGGAGATGTAAATCATAATGAATGGAAACAATTTTTCATAGGGGATGATATAGAACCGATAAAAGGTAAGTGCCCCTTCCATCATAAAGAGTTAACTTAA
- a CDS encoding alpha/beta-type small acid-soluble spore protein, whose amino-acid sequence MARRRKILVSEARKGLDDLKAKVAGTKNPEEAKFEVAKEMGVPLKKDYNGELTSKQNGKIGGKLGGGMVKELIKMAQENLGKKH is encoded by the coding sequence TTGGCAAGGAGAAGGAAAATTCTAGTTTCTGAAGCACGAAAAGGACTCGATGATCTAAAAGCCAAAGTTGCTGGTACAAAGAATCCCGAAGAAGCAAAGTTTGAAGTAGCAAAAGAAATGGGCGTACCGCTGAAAAAGGATTATAACGGAGAACTGACCTCCAAGCAGAATGGAAAAATAGGCGGAAAGTTAGGCGGAGGCATGGTCAAGGAACTTATAAAGATGGCACAGGAAAACTTAGGAAAAAAACATTAA